The following are encoded together in the Onychostoma macrolepis isolate SWU-2019 chromosome 03, ASM1243209v1, whole genome shotgun sequence genome:
- the LOC131533910 gene encoding Ig kappa chain V-III region VH, producing the protein MTFIIIFISMLAVFYQECRGQVVIITQTPLITVAQPGQEVRLNCKANRPVHLNDHMTWYFREHGGATKLLIYRATNRFTGVPSRFTGSGHGADFTLTISGVQPEDAGHYFCQSDHTGAIVTR; encoded by the exons ATGACTTTCATCATCATTTTTATCTCAATGCTTGCTGTATTTTATCAGG AGTGCCGAGGACAGGTCGTCATCATCACTCAGACACCGTTAATAACAGTAGCCCAACCAGGACAAGAAGTACGACTAAACTGCAAAGCCAACAGGCCGGTGCATCTTAATGACCACATGACTTGGTACTTCAGGGAACATGGAGGAGCTACTAAACTACTCATATACCGTGCCACAAATCGATTCACTGGAGTTCCTTCTAGATTTACAGGAAGTGGACATGGAGCGGACTTCACTCTGACCATCAGTGGAGTCCAGCCTGAAGATGCAGGACATTACTTCTGTCAGAGTGACCACACTGGTGCAATAGTCACACGGTGA